The proteins below are encoded in one region of Rhododendron vialii isolate Sample 1 chromosome 7a, ASM3025357v1:
- the LOC131332864 gene encoding uncharacterized protein LOC131332864 codes for MVEVNPTTPHDPKNLLDGGGNQSPPKALRKPEGRHRRTTSKGRPLTVHDNSKSREGKTASRSTRRSKSHHRDDSIAHSKSELERIREHLEDSGLSWRNSRGDEYTMVKYEKAPSRGKRSRSRSLTSRRRRVSLQKERSQTPERRRATSKRRRSRGRSSTPEKERTRKHHRDRYERPDSD; via the exons atggtggaagtaaatCCAACAACACCACACGATCCAAAGAATCTGCTGGATGGAGGTGGAAATCAATCTCCACCCAAGGCTCTGAGAAAACCTGAAGGCAGACACAGGAGGACCAcaagtaagggccgcccccttactgTCCATGACAACTCTAAGAGCAGAGAGGGAAAGACAGCCTCAAGATCCacaagaaggagtaaatcccaccatAGGGATGACTCAATTGCACACTCCAAGAGT GAGTTAGAAAGGATCCGAGAACATCTAGAAGACTCTGGACTCTCATGGAGAAATTCTAGGGGAGATGAGTATACCATGGTAAAATAcgaaaaggctccttcacgaggaaaaAGGAGCAGAAGTAGAAGTCTCACCTCAAGGCGACGTAGAGTTTCTCTCCAAAAAGAGAGAAGCCAAACACCAGAACGGCGAAGGGCTACTTCAAAGAGAAGGAGGAGCAggggccgaagttctacccctgaaaAGGAGAGgactagaaaacatcatagggacaggtacgagagacctgattctgATTAG